One part of the Rutidosis leptorrhynchoides isolate AG116_Rl617_1_P2 chromosome 1, CSIRO_AGI_Rlap_v1, whole genome shotgun sequence genome encodes these proteins:
- the LOC139853652 gene encoding uncharacterized protein has product MHQSELKTVAALLSGFAGESAWPIDQLLLNIELTNAEDKMLSRQAKLNLYVVRFNSRYNLLLGRSAISKLGIIPSTIHGMIKFATRAGVATMNSADITPICSVVSTKGAVAEHAGMEDNMVVINRKYPEKQIKIGVNLNTDIKNKIVQLLIASMDVFAWSEQDMTGLLRENSEHRLNANPALKPIVQKCRGMAPDRMKLLCGEVAKLVDPGILREVKYQTWVTNPVLVKKPDGSWRMCINFKDINNACPKDNYPLP; this is encoded by the coding sequence ATGCATCAAAGCGAGCTAAAAACTGTTGCGGCTTTACTCTCAGGGTTTGCGGGAGAATCTGCTTGGCCTATAGATCAGTTATTATTAAACATAGAGCTTACTAATGCAGAGGACAAGATGTTGTCAAGACAGGCAAAACTAAATCTATACGTTGTGCGATTTAATTCTCGCTATAACTTGCTCTTAGGGAGGTCGGCGATAAGTAAATTGGGTATTATCCCGTCAACAATACACGGGATGATAAAATTCGCGACTCGTGCAGGGGTTGCGACAATGAATTCCGCAGACATAACACCAATATGTTCAGTAGTTAGCACTAAAGGGGCGGTTGCTGAGCATGCTGGTATGGAAGATAACATGGTTGTAATAAATCGCAAGTATCCGGAGAAACAAATAAAAATTGGTGTTAATCTGAATACGGATATAAAAAACAAAATTGTGCAATTATTAATTGCAAGTATGGATGTTTTTGCTTGGAGTGAGCAAGATATGACGGGTCTTCTGCGAGAGAATTCAGAGCATAGGCTCAATGCTAATCCAGCGTTGAAGCCAATTGTGCAAAAATGCAGGGGAATGGCCCCAGATCGCATGAAGTTGTTGTGCGGTGAAGTGGCAAAACTAGTAGACCCAGGAATTTTGCGCGAAGTAAAATACCAGACATGGGTTACGAACCCGGTTTTAGTGAAAAAGCCAGATGGGTCATGGAGGATGTGTATTAACTTTAAAGATATCAACAACGCCTGCCCGAAAGATAATTATCCACTTCCCTAA